One segment of Streptomyces roseifaciens DNA contains the following:
- the lepB gene encoding signal peptidase I, producing MDTDVQLSERDRSPRPAEGAEQGSRSSRFPASPAAWAKAARAWLRGGGPLRRAGVLLTLCLVFLLLLSSYVVQPFLIPSGSMENTLRVGDRVLVNKLAYGFGDKPERGDVVVFDGTDSFLHDVPAENPAAALIRKGASSVGLMGPAATVYIKRVVGIGGDRVTCCDARGRLQINGYPVDEGFLYPGDAPSRAPFDVVVPEGKLWVMGDHRGDSRDSRDHLGEPGGGMVPVSRVVGRADWIGWPFGRMTELKRPEVYARVPDADASAGHTEKPAGRSGRPGG from the coding sequence ATGGACACCGACGTACAGCTTTCGGAGCGCGACCGCTCTCCCCGCCCTGCAGAGGGCGCGGAGCAGGGGTCGCGCTCCTCGCGTTTTCCCGCCTCCCCGGCCGCCTGGGCCAAGGCCGCCCGGGCGTGGCTGCGGGGCGGTGGCCCGCTGCGCCGTGCGGGGGTGCTGCTGACGCTCTGCCTGGTCTTCCTGCTGCTGCTCAGCAGCTACGTGGTGCAGCCCTTCCTGATCCCCAGCGGGTCGATGGAGAACACGCTCCGGGTGGGCGACCGGGTGCTCGTCAACAAGCTCGCCTACGGCTTCGGGGACAAGCCGGAGCGGGGCGACGTGGTGGTCTTCGACGGCACCGACTCCTTCCTCCACGATGTGCCGGCGGAGAACCCGGCGGCGGCGCTGATCCGCAAGGGGGCCTCGTCCGTCGGCCTCATGGGGCCCGCGGCGACCGTCTACATCAAGCGCGTGGTGGGTATCGGGGGCGACAGGGTCACCTGCTGCGACGCGCGCGGCCGGCTGCAGATCAACGGATACCCGGTGGACGAGGGCTTCCTCTACCCGGGCGACGCGCCTTCACGCGCGCCGTTCGACGTCGTGGTCCCCGAGGGCAAGCTGTGGGTGATGGGCGACCACCGGGGCGACTCCCGCGACTCCCGTGACCACCTGGGGGAGCCCGGCGGTGGCATGGTGCCAGTGAGCAGGGTTGTCGGGCGGGCCGACTGGATCGGCTGGCCGTTCGGGCGGATGACCGAACTGAAGCGTCCCGAGGTCTACGCGCGCGTGCCGGACGCCGACGCCTCCGCCGGGCACACGGAGAAGCCCGCCGGACGGAGCGGGAGGCCGGGTGGGTAG
- the lepB gene encoding signal peptidase I: MGSRGRTLPGPAGPADAGALGAGPATGGRAARRKAARRVKRRRRRSAVKEVPILIAVALLIALVFKTFLVQAFVIPSGSMEQTIRIGDRVLVDKLTPWFGSRPQRGDVIVFRDPGGWLDGEQLTTGPDPVGVKQAKQLLTFIGLLPSANEQDLIKRVIGVGGDTVKCCDANGKITVNGTPLDEPYLHPDNAPSKLDFTVRVPQGRYFVMGDHRSNSADSRFHLDDPGQGTVPQELVVGRAVVIAWPLGHWRQLSERDTFATVDDAPPAEARARGPAHSVSLMDQQGLIQLPTPAELPLVMGVVGLRRVYGGLQRGERSERSGCGGLGGRRTVRSRRAREAARGG, translated from the coding sequence GTGGGTAGCAGGGGGCGCACGCTGCCGGGCCCCGCGGGCCCGGCGGATGCGGGGGCACTGGGGGCGGGACCGGCCACGGGGGGCCGCGCCGCGCGGCGGAAGGCGGCGCGGCGGGTCAAACGGCGCCGGCGCCGTTCCGCGGTCAAGGAGGTGCCGATCCTCATAGCGGTGGCGCTCCTGATCGCCTTGGTGTTCAAGACGTTCCTGGTGCAGGCGTTCGTCATCCCTTCCGGCTCCATGGAGCAGACCATCCGGATCGGCGACCGCGTCCTGGTGGACAAGCTGACCCCCTGGTTCGGCTCCCGGCCCCAGCGCGGTGACGTCATCGTCTTCAGGGACCCCGGCGGCTGGCTGGACGGGGAGCAGCTGACGACCGGGCCCGACCCGGTGGGCGTCAAACAAGCCAAACAGCTGCTGACTTTCATCGGCCTGCTTCCGTCCGCGAACGAGCAGGATCTGATCAAGCGTGTGATCGGTGTCGGCGGTGACACGGTCAAGTGCTGCGACGCGAACGGCAAAATCACGGTCAACGGAACGCCGCTCGACGAGCCCTACCTGCACCCCGACAACGCCCCCTCGAAGCTCGACTTCACGGTGCGGGTGCCTCAGGGCCGCTACTTCGTGATGGGTGACCACCGTTCCAACTCGGCTGATTCCCGCTTCCACCTGGACGATCCCGGGCAGGGCACCGTGCCGCAGGAGCTGGTCGTCGGCCGTGCGGTCGTGATCGCTTGGCCGCTGGGCCACTGGCGACAGCTGTCCGAAAGAGACACTTTCGCAACGGTCGATGACGCGCCGCCGGCGGAGGCGCGAGCACGCGGTCCGGCGCATAGTGTGTCCCTCATGGATCAGCAAGGATTGATCCAACTCCCGACCCCTGCGGAACTCCCGCTCGTTATGGGAGTGGTGGGCCTGCGTCGTGTGTACGGCGGCCTGCAGCGTGGAGAGCGGAGCGAGAGGAGTGGATGTGGGGGACTTGGCGGTCGGCGCACGGTCCGGTCACGAAGAGCCCGAGAAGCGGCCCGGGGAGGCTGA
- the lepB gene encoding signal peptidase I, which produces MAVGARSGHEEPEKRPGEADGSPGAGVPAEAMSQASQEAAGGPARTDGEDVSPEADGEGPRGAAPKKQRSFWKELPILIGIALVLALLIKTFLVQAFSIPSDSMQNTLQRGDRVLVDKLTPWFGAEPDRGEVVVFHDPDNWLGDEAQTPQPGPLGGGVQKVLSFIGLMPSAEEKDLIKRVIAVGGDTVECQKGGPVKVNGKALSEKDYLFPDNTPCDDQPFGPIKVPKGKLWVMGDHRQNSLDSRYHPNQDHGFVPVSEVVGRAFVVAWPINRWSFLGVPGTFDQPGLNAAAAAAPSALGLAGAVPLVLWRRRRLTARSGTEGLTLRSAPRD; this is translated from the coding sequence TTGGCGGTCGGCGCACGGTCCGGTCACGAAGAGCCCGAGAAGCGGCCCGGGGAGGCTGACGGGTCGCCAGGGGCGGGCGTGCCGGCGGAGGCCATGTCCCAGGCATCCCAGGAGGCTGCGGGCGGACCGGCGCGGACGGACGGCGAAGACGTGAGCCCGGAAGCGGACGGAGAGGGCCCGCGCGGTGCGGCACCCAAGAAGCAGCGGTCCTTCTGGAAAGAGCTGCCGATACTGATCGGCATCGCCCTGGTCCTCGCGCTGTTGATCAAGACGTTTCTGGTGCAGGCGTTCTCGATCCCGTCGGACTCGATGCAGAACACTCTCCAGCGCGGTGACCGCGTGCTGGTGGACAAGCTCACCCCCTGGTTCGGCGCCGAGCCCGACCGCGGCGAGGTGGTGGTCTTCCACGACCCGGACAACTGGCTCGGGGACGAGGCCCAGACGCCCCAGCCCGGCCCGCTGGGCGGCGGCGTGCAGAAGGTCCTCAGCTTCATCGGCCTCATGCCCTCGGCCGAGGAGAAGGACCTCATCAAGCGGGTCATCGCGGTCGGCGGGGACACCGTGGAGTGCCAGAAGGGCGGCCCGGTCAAGGTCAACGGCAAGGCGCTGTCGGAGAAGGACTATCTCTTCCCCGACAACACCCCGTGCGACGACCAGCCCTTCGGCCCGATCAAGGTGCCCAAGGGCAAGCTCTGGGTGATGGGCGACCACCGCCAGAACTCCCTGGACTCGCGCTACCACCCGAACCAGGACCACGGCTTCGTCCCCGTGTCCGAGGTCGTGGGCCGCGCTTTCGTGGTCGCCTGGCCGATCAACCGCTGGTCCTTCCTCGGCGTTCCCGGCACCTTCGACCAGCCGGGGCTGAACGCCGCTGCCGCGGCCGCGCCCTCCGCGCTCGGTCTCGCCGGAGCGGTGCCGCTCGTCCTGTGGCGCCGGCGCAGGCTCACCGCGCGAAGCGGCACCGAGGGGCTCACCCTCCGGAGCGCCCCCAGGGACTGA
- the lepB gene encoding signal peptidase I: MSGAGRTDDGHGRAGRMLSGLAVAVGCVLFLGGFVWGALLYQPYTVPTDSMAPTIGRGDRVLAQRIDGGDVRRGDIVVFKDRLWGDSPMVKRVVGTGGDTVACCDGQGRITVDGKPIEEPYLQAKGPASPTAFSATVPEGQLFLLGDHRNDSVDSRGHLTDASHGSVPRSAVKARVDATAWPVGGWGMMDRPESFAVLPGGTSQPGPLPLVLTAVVAGAVLILGGAAYGPVARFVTPRRREEVPAHG; this comes from the coding sequence ATGAGCGGAGCGGGACGTACGGACGACGGCCACGGCCGCGCGGGCAGGATGCTGTCCGGGCTGGCCGTGGCCGTCGGCTGTGTGCTCTTCCTCGGCGGCTTCGTCTGGGGCGCCCTGCTCTACCAGCCCTACACCGTCCCCACCGACTCGATGGCGCCGACCATCGGGCGGGGCGACCGGGTCCTCGCCCAGCGCATCGACGGCGGCGACGTGCGGCGCGGGGACATCGTCGTCTTCAAGGACAGGCTCTGGGGCGACTCCCCGATGGTCAAGCGGGTCGTCGGCACGGGCGGCGACACCGTGGCCTGCTGCGACGGGCAAGGGCGCATCACGGTCGACGGCAAACCGATCGAGGAACCGTATCTGCAGGCCAAGGGCCCGGCGTCGCCCACCGCCTTCTCCGCCACCGTCCCCGAGGGACAGCTCTTCCTGCTCGGAGACCACCGCAACGACTCCGTGGACTCCCGCGGCCACCTCACCGACGCCTCCCACGGCTCCGTGCCGCGCAGTGCGGTGAAGGCACGCGTGGACGCCACTGCCTGGCCCGTGGGCGGCTGGGGCATGATGGACAGACCCGAGTCCTTCGCCGTCCTCCCGGGCGGCACCTCGCAGCCCGGCCCGCTGCCCCTGGTGCTGACAGCCGTGGTCGCCGGCGCGGTGCTCATCCTGGGCGGCGCGGCGTACGGGCCCGTGGCGCGCTTCGTCACGCCGAGGCGCAGGGAGGAGGTGCCCGCCCATGGCTGA
- a CDS encoding NUDIX hydrolase, translating into MAEKGHARTAGETPTGAGEPRRASRVVLLDPDDRILLMHGYEPGDPTTTWWFTPGGGLEGAESWEQAARRELAEETGITEIDLGPVMWCRTCSFPFDGRRWDQDERYFLARTAQPGKWTGGGTELERRSVTGLRWWTCEELLATRETVYPTRLAGLLRTLLDEGPPRTPVLLETERA; encoded by the coding sequence ATGGCTGAGAAGGGGCACGCCCGCACGGCGGGGGAGACGCCCACCGGAGCGGGGGAGCCGCGCAGGGCGTCACGGGTCGTCCTGCTCGACCCCGACGACCGCATCCTGCTGATGCACGGCTACGAACCGGGCGATCCCACGACGACCTGGTGGTTCACCCCGGGCGGCGGCCTGGAGGGCGCCGAGAGCTGGGAACAGGCGGCGCGCCGGGAGCTGGCCGAGGAGACCGGGATCACAGAGATCGACCTGGGCCCCGTCATGTGGTGCCGCACCTGCTCCTTTCCTTTCGACGGCCGCCGCTGGGACCAGGACGAGCGCTACTTCCTGGCCCGCACCGCGCAGCCCGGGAAATGGACCGGCGGCGGGACGGAACTGGAGCGGCGCAGCGTCACGGGGCTGCGCTGGTGGACCTGCGAGGAACTTCTCGCGACCCGTGAGACGGTGTATCCGACCAGGCTCGCCGGGCTGCTGCGTACGCTGCTCGACGAGGGACCCCCGCGTACGCCGGTGCTCCTGGAGACGGAGCGCGCCTGA
- a CDS encoding DUF2469 domain-containing protein, giving the protein MSAEDLEKYETEMELKLYREYRDVVGLFKYVIETERRFYLTNDYEMQVHSVQGEVFFEVSMADAWVWDMYRPARFVKQVRVLTFKDVNIEELNKSDLDLPGG; this is encoded by the coding sequence ATGAGCGCCGAGGACCTCGAGAAGTACGAGACCGAGATGGAGCTGAAGCTCTACCGGGAGTACCGCGATGTCGTCGGTCTGTTCAAATACGTGATCGAGACCGAGCGCCGTTTCTACCTCACCAATGACTACGAGATGCAGGTGCACTCCGTCCAGGGCGAGGTCTTCTTCGAGGTCTCCATGGCCGACGCCTGGGTCTGGGACATGTACCGCCCGGCCCGGTTCGTGAAACAGGTGCGGGTGCTCACGTTCAAGGACGTGAACATCGAGGAGCTGAACAAGAGCGACCTCGACCTTCCGGGTGGCTGA
- a CDS encoding YraN family protein, which yields MNAREALGRYGENLAVRRLAQAGIVVLERNWRCREGEIDIVAMEADTLVVCEVKTRRTGAYEHPMAAVTPAKADRLRRLAERWLARHGGPPAGGVRIDLVGVIVPDRGAPAVEHAKGVA from the coding sequence GTGAACGCCCGAGAAGCACTCGGTCGCTACGGCGAGAATCTCGCCGTCCGCCGGCTGGCCCAGGCCGGCATCGTCGTCCTCGAACGGAACTGGAGATGCCGCGAGGGCGAGATCGACATCGTCGCCATGGAGGCCGACACCCTGGTGGTGTGCGAGGTCAAGACCCGCCGCACCGGTGCCTACGAACATCCGATGGCCGCCGTCACCCCGGCCAAGGCCGACCGGCTGCGCCGCCTCGCCGAGCGCTGGCTGGCGCGGCACGGCGGACCGCCCGCGGGCGGCGTGCGGATCGACCTGGTGGGCGTGATCGTCCCCGACCGGGGAGCCCCCGCCGTGGAGCACGCCAAGGGGGTGGCGTGA
- a CDS encoding YifB family Mg chelatase-like AAA ATPase has product MGFARTCSVALVGVEGVMVEVQADLEPGVAAFTLVGLPDKSLVESKDRVRAAVVNSGAEWPQKKLTVGLSPAAVPKGGSGFDLAVACAVLAASERLDPREIADLVLIGELGLDGRVRPVQGILPAVLAAADAGYRQVVVPERTAAEASLVPGVSVLGIRSLRQLIAVLTDEPVPEEEPLQEGSPDPMLAGLSVPGAGLGTGVVQGERRPDLAEVAGQARARMALEVAAAGRHHLLLQGPPGAGKTMLAERLPGLLPPLTSQESLEVTAVHSVAGTLPAGQPLLDRAPYCAPHHSASMPSLVGGGSGLPRPGAVSLAHRGVLFMDEAPEFSGRVLDALRQPLESGHVIVARSGGVLRLPARFLLVLAANPCPCGRHGMLGEGCDCTPQAVRRYRARLSGPLLDRVDLRVTVEAVARSELTGPRAGAETTAEVADRVRAARERAAARLADVPWQTNSEVPGHELRTRWRVAPGALDEAERDMERGMLTARGLDRVLRVAWTVADLAGHGLPDASDVNCALELRTGVHRGAVVAGGHP; this is encoded by the coding sequence ATGGGCTTCGCCCGTACGTGCTCGGTGGCGCTGGTCGGGGTCGAGGGAGTGATGGTCGAGGTCCAGGCCGACCTGGAGCCAGGAGTCGCCGCCTTCACCCTCGTCGGCCTGCCCGACAAGAGCCTGGTGGAGAGCAAGGACCGCGTCCGCGCAGCCGTGGTGAACTCCGGCGCCGAATGGCCGCAGAAGAAGCTGACCGTGGGCCTGAGCCCCGCGGCCGTGCCCAAGGGCGGCAGCGGCTTCGACTTGGCCGTCGCCTGCGCCGTCCTGGCCGCCTCGGAGCGCCTCGACCCCCGGGAGATCGCCGATCTGGTGCTCATCGGGGAGCTCGGCCTCGACGGCCGCGTCCGCCCGGTGCAGGGCATCCTCCCGGCGGTCCTGGCCGCGGCCGACGCGGGCTACCGGCAGGTGGTCGTCCCCGAGCGCACGGCCGCCGAGGCGTCCCTCGTGCCCGGCGTCTCGGTCCTCGGCATCCGCAGCCTGCGCCAGCTGATCGCGGTCCTGACGGACGAGCCGGTGCCCGAGGAGGAGCCGCTGCAGGAGGGCAGCCCGGATCCGATGCTTGCAGGGCTCTCGGTGCCCGGGGCGGGGTTGGGTACGGGGGTCGTGCAGGGGGAGCGCCGGCCCGACCTCGCCGAGGTCGCGGGGCAGGCCAGGGCCCGGATGGCCCTCGAAGTGGCCGCCGCCGGGCGGCACCACCTTCTCCTCCAGGGCCCGCCCGGAGCAGGCAAGACCATGCTCGCCGAGCGGCTGCCCGGCCTGTTGCCGCCCCTCACATCCCAGGAGTCCCTCGAGGTCACTGCGGTGCACTCCGTAGCGGGCACTCTTCCCGCGGGCCAGCCTCTCCTCGACCGGGCCCCGTACTGCGCTCCGCACCACTCGGCGTCCATGCCCTCGCTCGTCGGCGGCGGCAGCGGGCTGCCCCGCCCGGGAGCCGTCTCCCTGGCCCACCGCGGCGTGCTCTTCATGGATGAGGCACCAGAGTTCTCCGGACGGGTGCTGGACGCTCTGAGGCAGCCGCTCGAGTCGGGGCACGTCATCGTGGCCCGCTCCGGCGGTGTCCTGCGGCTGCCCGCCAGGTTCCTCCTGGTCCTCGCCGCCAACCCCTGCCCGTGCGGACGGCACGGCATGCTGGGGGAGGGCTGCGACTGCACTCCACAGGCCGTCAGGCGCTACCGCGCACGCCTGTCCGGCCCCCTCCTGGACCGTGTCGACCTGCGGGTCACGGTCGAAGCAGTGGCCCGTTCCGAGCTGACGGGCCCCCGGGCAGGGGCGGAGACGACCGCCGAGGTGGCCGACAGGGTCCGCGCCGCCCGGGAGCGGGCCGCGGCCCGCCTCGCCGACGTGCCCTGGCAGACCAACAGCGAAGTTCCCGGCCACGAACTGCGGACGCGCTGGCGCGTCGCCCCCGGCGCCCTCGACGAGGCCGAACGCGACATGGAGCGGGGCATGCTGACGGCACGTGGCCTCGACCGCGTGCTGCGCGTCGCCTGGACGGTGGCGGACCTCGCCGGCCACGGCCTCCCCGACGCCTCGGACGTCAACTGCGCGCTCGAACTGCGCACGGGCGTCCACCGCGGCGCGGTCGTGGCCGGAGGCCATCCGTGA
- the dprA gene encoding DNA-processing protein DprA, with product MTAPASEDRVARAALTRLTEPGDERVGRWIRQMGAVGLVRGLTGAGPAPQGAGRERLAGCRERAAALDPHGDLDAVARLGGRFLCPGDREWPQQLDDLGDARPLGLWVRGGADLRLWALRSVAVVGARACTDYGSHVASLLGAGLARRGWVVVSGAAYGVDGAAHRGALAAGGATVAVLACGVDVPYPRGHADLIDRIVERGLVLAELPPGGHPTRSRFVLRNRVIAALTRGTVVVEAEYRSGSLVTARRARLLGRQTMGVPGPVTSGLSAGVHELLREDAALVTDADEIAELVGGIGDLAPERRGPVVARDLLAPAAAVVLEAVPGGDGGDGELIARNAGLSRDQTLARLYELQSLGFVERRGDHWQLAAPPSTSDTSKPPGRRPSARRGGS from the coding sequence GTGACGGCCCCCGCCTCCGAGGACCGTGTGGCCCGTGCCGCTCTCACCCGTCTGACCGAGCCCGGGGACGAGCGCGTAGGGCGGTGGATCAGGCAAATGGGCGCCGTGGGGCTGGTGCGGGGGCTCACGGGGGCGGGCCCGGCGCCGCAGGGGGCCGGCCGCGAACGGCTCGCCGGGTGCCGGGAGCGCGCCGCCGCTCTCGACCCCCACGGCGACCTCGACGCCGTCGCCCGGCTGGGCGGCCGCTTCCTCTGCCCCGGAGACCGGGAATGGCCTCAGCAATTGGACGACCTCGGTGATGCCCGCCCGCTCGGCCTCTGGGTGCGCGGCGGGGCCGACCTGCGGCTGTGGGCGCTGCGCTCCGTCGCCGTGGTCGGGGCGCGCGCCTGCACCGACTACGGCTCGCACGTCGCCTCCCTCCTCGGAGCCGGGCTGGCCCGCCGCGGCTGGGTCGTCGTCTCCGGCGCCGCGTACGGCGTCGACGGTGCCGCTCACAGGGGAGCGCTCGCCGCGGGCGGGGCGACCGTCGCCGTGCTCGCCTGCGGGGTCGACGTGCCCTATCCGAGGGGCCACGCCGACCTGATCGACCGGATCGTGGAACGTGGTCTGGTGCTCGCCGAGTTGCCTCCGGGCGGTCACCCCACCCGCAGCCGCTTCGTCCTGCGCAACCGCGTCATCGCCGCATTGACGAGGGGAACCGTGGTCGTGGAGGCCGAGTACCGCAGCGGCTCACTGGTGACGGCCCGTCGCGCGCGGCTGCTGGGCCGCCAGACGATGGGCGTGCCCGGGCCGGTGACGTCGGGCCTGTCGGCGGGCGTGCACGAACTGCTCCGCGAGGACGCCGCCCTGGTCACCGACGCGGACGAGATCGCCGAGCTGGTCGGCGGCATCGGGGACCTCGCCCCCGAGCGGCGCGGTCCCGTCGTCGCGCGCGATCTGCTGGCACCGGCGGCGGCCGTGGTGCTGGAGGCCGTGCCCGGCGGAGACGGCGGGGACGGGGAGCTCATCGCGCGAAACGCGGGCCTGAGCAGGGATCAGACGCTTGCCAGGCTGTACGAGCTGCAGTCGCTCGGTTTCGTGGAACGCCGGGGTGATCACTGGCAGTTGGCCGCTCCGCCGTCAACATCCGACACCTCCAAGCCCCCCGGACGGCGCCCGTCCGCGCGGCGAGGCGGTTCTTGA
- the whiG gene encoding RNA polymerase sigma factor WhiG — translation MPQHTSGSDRAAVPPAARGPERPPAPSTLDELWRSYKASGDDRLREQLILHYSPLVKYVAGRVSVGLPPNVEQADFVSSGIFGLIDAIEKFDPAREIKFETYAITRIRGAMIDELRALDWIPRSVRQKARAVERAYATLEAELRRTPSEAEVAAEMGIAIEELHGVFSQLSLTNVVALEDLLHAGAEGGERLSLMDTLEDTAADDPVEVAEDRELRRLLARAINTLPEREKTVVTLYYYEGLTLAEIGHVLGVTESRVSQIHTKSVLQLRAKLADVGR, via the coding sequence ATGCCCCAGCACACCTCCGGTTCGGACCGCGCGGCGGTGCCGCCCGCGGCACGCGGCCCCGAGCGCCCTCCCGCACCCTCGACGCTCGATGAGCTGTGGCGGTCGTACAAGGCCTCGGGCGACGACCGGCTGCGGGAGCAGCTGATCCTCCACTACTCGCCCCTGGTGAAGTACGTGGCGGGGCGCGTGAGTGTCGGCCTGCCGCCCAACGTCGAGCAGGCCGACTTCGTCTCCTCGGGGATCTTCGGACTCATCGACGCCATCGAGAAGTTCGACCCCGCCCGGGAGATCAAGTTCGAGACGTACGCCATCACCCGGATCCGTGGCGCGATGATCGACGAGCTGCGTGCGCTCGACTGGATCCCGCGCTCCGTCCGGCAGAAGGCGCGCGCGGTCGAGCGCGCGTACGCCACGCTGGAGGCCGAGCTGCGGCGCACGCCCTCGGAGGCCGAGGTCGCCGCCGAGATGGGCATCGCCATCGAGGAACTGCACGGTGTTTTCAGCCAGTTGTCGCTGACCAACGTGGTCGCCCTGGAGGACCTCCTGCACGCCGGCGCCGAAGGCGGCGAGCGGCTGAGCCTGATGGACACCCTCGAGGACACCGCCGCCGACGACCCCGTCGAGGTCGCCGAGGACCGCGAGCTGCGCCGCCTCCTCGCCCGCGCGATCAACACCCTGCCCGAGCGCGAGAAGACCGTGGTCACCCTCTACTACTACGAGGGCCTCACCCTCGCCGAGATCGGGCATGTGCTCGGCGTCACGGAGAGCAGGGTCAGCCAGATCCACACGAAGTCGGTGCTCCAGCTGAGGGCGAAGCTGGCGGACGTCGGCCGCTGA
- a CDS encoding TetR/AcrR family transcriptional regulator: protein MQRGALLDAARSLLSEGGTEALTFPALAERTGLARSSVYEYFRSRAAVVEELCAVDFPVWAAEVEAAMEGADTPEAKIEAYVRRQLALVGDRRHRAVVAISAGELDAGAREKIRAAHGGLIAMVVEALVALGHEQPRLAAMLLQGVVDAAVRRIELGAAEEPDSIIEAAVSMSLRGVRG, encoded by the coding sequence ATGCAGCGCGGCGCCCTGCTGGACGCCGCCCGTTCCTTGCTGTCCGAGGGCGGCACGGAGGCGTTGACGTTCCCTGCCCTGGCCGAGCGCACCGGTCTGGCGCGCTCCTCGGTCTACGAGTACTTCCGCTCGCGCGCAGCCGTGGTGGAGGAGCTCTGCGCGGTCGACTTCCCCGTCTGGGCGGCGGAGGTCGAAGCCGCCATGGAGGGCGCGGACACGCCCGAGGCGAAGATCGAGGCGTATGTGCGCCGGCAGCTGGCCCTGGTCGGCGACCGCCGTCACCGCGCCGTGGTCGCGATCTCCGCCGGCGAGCTGGACGCGGGTGCACGCGAGAAGATCCGTGCTGCCCACGGCGGGCTCATCGCGATGGTCGTGGAGGCGCTCGTCGCCCTCGGCCACGAGCAGCCGCGCCTGGCCGCCATGCTGCTGCAGGGCGTGGTCGACGCCGCCGTGCGCCGGATCGAGCTCGGCGCGGCCGAGGAGCCCGACAGCATCATCGAGGCGGCCGTGTCCATGTCGCTGCGCGGCGTCAGGGGCTGA
- a CDS encoding peptidoglycan DD-metalloendopeptidase family protein yields MDLVARAGQPVRAAAPGTVSFAGTVAGRGVVSVQHPGTGEPPLRTTYEPVQATVKEGDQVAAGQVIGTLQAGPFHCSGGCLHWGLLRGRVYLDPLSLLPPWMLRRPPSRLLPLSGGPGAPVVSP; encoded by the coding sequence GTGGATCTCGTCGCCCGCGCCGGTCAGCCGGTACGGGCTGCCGCGCCCGGCACCGTCTCGTTCGCGGGCACCGTCGCGGGGCGGGGCGTGGTGTCGGTGCAGCACCCGGGGACGGGCGAGCCGCCGCTGCGGACCACGTACGAGCCGGTGCAGGCGACGGTGAAGGAAGGGGACCAGGTGGCGGCGGGACAGGTGATCGGCACGCTGCAGGCGGGCCCGTTCCACTGCTCCGGGGGCTGCCTCCACTGGGGGCTGCTCCGCGGCCGGGTCTACCTCGACCCCTTGTCCCTGCTGCCGCCGTGGATGCTGCGCAGACCGCCCTCCCGGCTACTGCCGCTGTCGGGCGGGCCCGGCGCGCCGGTGGTCAGCCCCTGA
- the rpsB gene encoding 30S ribosomal protein S2 — MAVVTMRELLESGVHFGHQTRRWNPKMKRFIFTERNGIYIIDLLQSLSYIDRAYEFVKETVAHGGSIMFVGTKKQAQEAIAEQATRVGMPYVNQRWLGGMLTNFSTVYKRLQRLKELELIDFEDVAASGLTKKELLVLSREKAKLEKTLGGIREMQKVPSAVWIVDTKKEHIAVGEARKLRIPVVAILDTNCDPDEVDYKIPGNDDAIRSVTLLTRVIADAVAEGLIARSGAATGDAKADKAAGEPLAEWERDLLEGEKKADAEAEKPAEAEAAAEAPAADAEQA; from the coding sequence ATGGCCGTCGTCACGATGCGGGAGCTGCTGGAGAGCGGCGTCCACTTCGGTCACCAGACCCGTCGTTGGAACCCGAAGATGAAGCGTTTCATCTTCACGGAGCGCAACGGCATCTACATCATCGACCTGCTCCAGTCGCTGTCGTACATCGACCGCGCCTACGAGTTCGTCAAGGAGACCGTCGCGCACGGCGGCTCCATCATGTTCGTCGGTACGAAGAAGCAGGCCCAGGAGGCCATCGCCGAGCAGGCGACCCGCGTCGGCATGCCGTACGTCAACCAGCGCTGGCTGGGCGGCATGCTCACCAACTTCTCGACCGTCTACAAGCGCCTGCAGCGCCTGAAGGAGCTCGAGCTCATCGACTTCGAGGATGTGGCCGCCTCCGGCCTCACCAAGAAGGAGCTCCTGGTCCTCTCCCGCGAGAAGGCCAAGCTGGAGAAGACCCTCGGCGGTATCCGCGAGATGCAGAAGGTGCCGAGCGCCGTCTGGATCGTGGACACCAAGAAGGAGCACATCGCCGTCGGTGAGGCGCGCAAGCTCCGCATCCCGGTCGTCGCGATCCTCGACACCAACTGCGACCCCGACGAGGTCGACTACAAGATCCCGGGCAACGACGACGCGATCCGCTCCGTCACGCTGCTCACCCGTGTGATCGCCGACGCCGTCGCCGAGGGCCTCATCGCCCGCTCCGGTGCCGCCACCGGTGACGCGAAGGCCGACAAGGCCGCCGGCGAGCCCCTCGCCGAGTGGGAGCGCGACCTGCTCGAGGGCGAGAAGAAGGCCGACGCCGAGGCCGAGAAGCCGGCCGAGGCCGAGGCCGCTGCCGAGGCTCCGGCCGCGGACGCCGAGCAGGCCTGA